The following proteins are co-located in the Telopea speciosissima isolate NSW1024214 ecotype Mountain lineage chromosome 9, Tspe_v1, whole genome shotgun sequence genome:
- the LOC122640781 gene encoding photosystem I reaction center subunit III, chloroplastic-like → MSLTIPTSFTKPITKPQSPFTSKPISKSILCSTSDPSSPPPPPSSQPLKSFSAALALSSILLSSTAAAPLPASADIAGLTPCKESKQFAKREKQQLKKLETSMKQYAPDSAPALALKATMEKTKRRFDNYGKQGLLCGTDGLPHLIVSGDQRHWGEFITPGILFLYIAGWIGWVGRSYLIAIRDEKKPTQKEIIIDVPLATRLLWRGFIWPVAAYREYLNGDLVVDDADVTVV, encoded by the coding sequence atgtcactCACTATACCCACCAGCTTCACCAAACCCattaccaaaccccaatcccCCTTCACCTCCAAACCCATCTCCAAATCCATCCTCTGTTCAACCTCAGACCCATCATCACCACCTCCACCCCCTTCATCACAACCCCTCAAATCCTTCTCAGCAGCTTTAGCCCTCTCTTCAATCCTTCTCTCTTCCACTGCCGCGGCGCCTCTCCCAGCTTCAGCCGACATCGCCGGACTCACTCCATGCAAGGAATCCAAGCAATTCGCAAAGCGGGAGAAGCAACAACTCAAAAAGCTTGAAACATCCATGAAACAGTATGCCCCGGATTCAGCTCCGGCACTGGCACTTAAGGCCACTATGGAGAAGACCAAGCGTAGGTTTGACAATTATGGTAAACAGGGACTCTTGTGTGGAACAGATGGGTTGCCTCACTTGATTGTGAGTGGCGATCAGAGACACTGGGGTGAGTTTATTACACCAGGGATCTTGTTCCTATACATCGCTGGGTGGATCGGGTGGGTGGGTCGGAGCTACCTGATTGCGATCCGAGATGAGAAGAAACCTACCCAAAAGGAGATCATCATTGATGTTCCCTTGGCGACGAGATTGTTGTGGAGAGGGTTCATCTGGCCTGTGGCTGCTTACAGAGAGTACTTGAATGGTGACCTCGTCGTTGATGATGCTGACGTCACCGTTGTGTAA
- the LOC122639160 gene encoding NAC domain-containing protein 68-like, producing MPESSEINIPVGFRFNPTEKELVCDYLAKKVWSCSGNPNYIYKQFSSTAVIECSEVYNKHPWLLMVSTEGAAYRMERDGAVYFFVRMTKKNANGWRPNRRINGDMGFWKSTSSGKPVVDKHGNVLGMKKSLVYYVLKEGADDEDKKTCSSHQNGGSKTSWIMHE from the coding sequence ATGCCAGAGAGTTCAGAAATTAATATTCCAGTTGGGTTTAGATTCAACCCAACTGAAAAGGAGCTTGTTTGTGATTATTTAGCCAAGAAGGTTTGGAGTTGTTCAGGCAACCCTAATTATATTTATAAGCAGTTCTCTTCAACGGCGGTGATTGAGTGTAGTGAAGTATACAACAAGCATCCATGGCTTCTTATGGTTTCTACTGAAGGTGCTGCTTATAGAATGGAGAGAGATGGAGCTGTTTACTTTTTTGTTCGAATGACGAAAAAGAACGCAAATGGTTGGAGACCTAATCGGAGGATTAATGGTGATATGGGTTTTTGGAAATCAACTTCTTCGGGGAAACCAGTGGTGGATAAGCATGGAAATGTGTTAGGTATGAAGAAAAGTCTTGTTTATTATGTCCTCAAGGAAGGTGCTGATGATGAGGATAAGAAAACCTGCAGTTCCCATCAAAATGGCGGGTCTAAAACAAGTTGGATAATGCATGAATAG